Proteins co-encoded in one Salvia splendens isolate huo1 chromosome 4, SspV2, whole genome shotgun sequence genomic window:
- the LOC121800103 gene encoding EG45-like domain containing protein: MGFARIVMVALVAASIVSMASAIAGTATYYSPIVPSSCYEFEDRGTMVAAANPALFNNRAACGDRYTVQCTGPTNQGVPQPCRNSPITVTIVDLCPGCAADQIDLSEQAFNQIADPAAGRIRIEYNRV, from the exons ATGGGTTTTGCAAGAATAGTAATGGTAGCACTTGTTGCAGCTAGCATAGTTTCCATGGCATCCGCCATCGCTGGAACCGCAACATACTACAGCCCGATAGTCC CATCATCATGCTACGAGTTCGAAGACAGAGGTACGATGGTAGCAGCTGCAAATCCCGCGCTGTTCAACAATCGTGCAGCCTGCGGGGATAGATACACTGTCCAGTGCACCGGGCCCACCAACCAAGGGGTGCCTCAGCCATGCCGCAACAGCCCCATCACTGTGACCATCGTTGATCTCTGCCCGGGTTGCGCGGCCGACCAGATCGATCTCTCTGAGCAAGCTTTCAACCAAATTGCGGACCCTGCCGCAGGAAGGATCAGGATTGAATATAACCG GGTTTGA
- the LOC121799260 gene encoding EG45-like domain containing protein, with amino-acid sequence MALAKMIMFAFAAASIFSMASAISGTATYYGPPLVPSSCYGYQDKGVMVAAANPALFNNRAACGNRYIIRCTGATNLGVPQPCRNGPITVTIVDLCPGCGANQIDLSQEAFKAIADPNAGRIRIDYTRV; translated from the exons ATGGCTTTAGCAAAAATGATTATGTTTGCATTTGCTGCAGCTTCCATATTCTCCATGGCATCTGCTATTTCTGGAACAGCCACTTACTACGGCCCTCCTCTCGTTC CATCATCATGCTACGGGTACCAAGACAAAGGCGTGATGGTAGCAGCTGCAAATCCTGCACTGTTCAACAATCGTGCAGCTTGCGGGAATAGATACATAATACGGTGCACCGGAGCCACCAACCTAGGGGTGCCACAACCATGCCGCAACGGCCCCATCACTGTGACCATCGTTGATCTCTGCCCGGGTTGCGGCGCCAACCAGATCGATCTCTCTCAGGAAGCTTTCAAAGCTATTGCAGACCCTAACGCGGGAAGAATCCGAATTGATTATACCCG GGTTTGA
- the LOC121800117 gene encoding EG45-like domain containing protein encodes MGFARIVMVALVAASIVSMASAIAGTATYYSPIVPSSCYEFEDRGTMVAAANPALFNNRAACGDRYTVQCTGPTNQGVPQPCRNGPITVTIVDLCPGCAADQIDLSEQAFNQIADPAAGRIRIEYNRV; translated from the exons ATGGGTTTTGCAAGAATAGTAATGGTAGCACTTGTTGCAGCTAGCATAGTTTCCATGGCATCCGCCATCGCTGGAACCGCAACATACTACAGCCCGATAGTCC CATCATCATGCTACGAGTTCGAAGACAGAGGTACGATGGTAGCAGCTGCAAATCCCGCGCTGTTCAACAATCGTGCAGCCTGCGGGGATAGATACACTGTCCAGTGCACCGGGCCCACCAACCAAGGGGTGCCTCAGCCATGCCGCAACGGCCCCATCACTGTGACCATCGTTGATCTCTGCCCGGGTTGCGCGGCCGACCAGATCGATCTCTCTGAGCAAGCTTTCAACCAAATTGCGGACCCTGCCGCAGGAAGGATCAGGATTGAATATAACCG GGTTTGA